A single Gemmatimonadales bacterium DNA region contains:
- a CDS encoding VWA domain-containing protein — MTAAGLRDLAFGAPLWLLALVVVLPIVVWWLARGERRRAAELAAFGDEPVLARSSALPDRARRLGAHLLLACALGVGIFALARPQLGEHPASIVRDGRDVLLLLDLSRSMNVADVAPSRLAAARTAALQVMSASPHDRVGLIVFGGSAFLQLPLTSDHATLKLFLDHASTDDLGDPSTDLASALAAAERTFAHEGERGYQAVLVASDGESGEGDIDTPLAELKRHEIPVFTIGVGTLAGGPVPADSSEAPERFHRDNIGRVVVSHLEEADLRRAAAETGGLYARASDPQELQALATGLSRLAVRALAVTRNRRHTDRYQWPLGVALVGIVLEPFVRRRRKRSRGAALVMPVLAAALCLGAIACDTAARAARRGERLYDAGRWPEAYQAFRRASDAASNPRLESAAAYDAATALYRMRRFPAALKEFHELPGGSPRLKARALYNRGNAAVLASEDADPGDKGELLDQAVTAYEEALRLDPHDRDAKWNLELALRRRGDRPTGSSSGRGRRGDYGRGLQNTPGYEGNPQAATGAMAGGGFGSGEGESAQELSPSEARQLLDAVQRQQFSSHGGRPASRPTHEAKDW, encoded by the coding sequence GTGACCGCCGCTGGACTCCGCGACCTTGCCTTCGGGGCCCCGCTCTGGTTGCTCGCGCTCGTCGTGGTGCTGCCGATCGTCGTCTGGTGGCTCGCCCGCGGCGAGCGGCGCCGCGCGGCGGAGCTCGCGGCATTCGGCGATGAGCCGGTGCTCGCCCGCTCGTCGGCGCTGCCCGACCGGGCCCGGCGCCTCGGTGCGCACCTGCTGCTCGCGTGCGCGCTTGGCGTCGGCATCTTTGCGCTCGCGCGCCCACAACTGGGCGAGCACCCCGCCTCGATCGTGCGCGACGGGCGCGACGTGCTCCTGCTGCTCGATCTCTCGCGCTCGATGAACGTGGCCGACGTGGCTCCGAGCCGGCTTGCCGCCGCGCGCACGGCGGCGCTGCAAGTGATGTCCGCGTCGCCCCACGACCGGGTGGGGCTCATCGTATTCGGCGGCAGTGCGTTTCTCCAGCTTCCGCTCACATCCGATCACGCGACGCTCAAGCTCTTCCTCGACCATGCCTCCACCGACGACCTGGGCGATCCCTCTACCGACCTTGCGAGCGCGCTCGCGGCCGCCGAGCGCACCTTTGCGCACGAGGGCGAGCGCGGATACCAGGCGGTGCTGGTCGCCTCCGACGGCGAGAGCGGCGAAGGCGACATCGACACGCCGCTGGCCGAGCTCAAGCGGCACGAAATCCCGGTCTTCACCATCGGCGTCGGCACGCTCGCGGGCGGGCCGGTGCCGGCCGACTCGAGCGAGGCACCCGAGCGCTTCCATCGCGACAATATCGGGCGAGTCGTCGTTTCGCACCTGGAGGAGGCCGACCTGCGCCGCGCCGCCGCGGAGACCGGCGGGCTCTACGCCCGCGCATCGGACCCGCAGGAGCTCCAGGCGCTCGCCACCGGGCTTTCGCGACTCGCGGTGCGCGCCCTCGCCGTGACCCGCAATCGCCGCCACACCGACCGGTACCAGTGGCCGCTCGGCGTCGCGCTTGTCGGGATCGTGCTGGAGCCATTCGTGCGCAGGCGGCGAAAGCGGTCGCGCGGCGCGGCGCTCGTGATGCCCGTGCTTGCGGCCGCGCTCTGCCTCGGTGCCATTGCCTGCGACACCGCGGCCCGCGCCGCCCGGAGGGGCGAGAGGCTCTACGATGCCGGCCGCTGGCCCGAAGCCTACCAGGCGTTCCGCCGCGCGAGCGACGCGGCATCGAACCCGCGCCTCGAGAGCGCCGCCGCGTACGATGCGGCCACCGCGCTCTACCGCATGCGGCGCTTTCCCGCCGCGCTGAAGGAGTTTCACGAGTTGCCCGGCGGCTCGCCGCGGCTCAAGGCGCGCGCGCTCTACAATCGGGGCAATGCCGCGGTGCTCGCCTCCGAAGATGCCGATCCGGGCGATAAGGGCGAGCTGCTCGACCAGGCGGTCACCGCCTACGAGGAGGCGCTCCGGCTCGATCCGCATGATCGCGACGCCAAGTGGAACCTGGAGCTGGCGCTCCGGCGCCGGGGCGATCGGCCCACCGGCAGCTCGTCTGGCCGGGGCCGGCGCGGGGACTACGGCCGCGGACTGCAGAACACGCCGGGTTACGAGGGCAATCCGCAGGCGGCGACGGGCGCCATGGCGGGGGGCGGCTTCGGTTCCGGCGAAGGCGAATCGGCCCAGGAGCTGAGCCCCTCCGAGGCTCGCCAGCTCCTCGACGCGGTGCAGCGCCAACAGTTCTCGAGCCACGGCGGCCGCCCCGCGAGCCGGCCCACCCACGAGGCGAAGGACTGGTAG
- a CDS encoding HEAT repeat domain-containing protein, with protein sequence MMKQVFFGVLAVAMLAGPAAAQQKEPSFQGRSLKALIADLKSPSPETRNAAAYSISGIGPAAAPAVPALIQALSDPAASVRYPVCVALREIGPAAIAAEPALKKATDDPSEDVAFMARKALESIHGLRPAYQASAR encoded by the coding sequence ATGATGAAACAAGTGTTCTTCGGCGTACTCGCCGTGGCCATGTTGGCCGGGCCGGCCGCCGCTCAGCAGAAGGAGCCCTCCTTTCAGGGCCGATCGCTCAAAGCGCTGATCGCGGACCTCAAGTCCCCCTCACCCGAGACGCGGAATGCGGCCGCGTACTCCATCAGCGGCATCGGGCCGGCGGCCGCGCCGGCGGTGCCGGCGTTGATCCAGGCCTTGAGCGATCCGGCCGCCTCGGTCCGCTACCCGGTCTGCGTCGCGCTGCGCGAGATCGGCCCCGCAGCCATTGCCGCCGAGCCGGCGCTCAAGAAGGCGACCGACGATCCGAGCGAGGACGTGGCCTTCATGGCGAGGAAAGCGCTCGAGTCGATACATGGCCTGAGGCCGGCGTATCAGGCGTCGGCACGGTAG
- a CDS encoding class I SAM-dependent RNA methyltransferase, whose translation MDCYAVVPPGLEPLAAEELARLGIDPGPVEPGGVSFRADRGGLCAANLHLHTASRVLVRIATFHASSFHELERRAKRVPWEKFVAPGAAVEFRVTSRKSKLYHQRAVAARLVDAVARMVPGAVHAALADDAGNAAGESADHAAQLFVVRLAHDECMVSADSSGAHLHRRGYRLASGKAPLRETLAAAMLLSTGWNGRAPLIDPMCGSGTIPIEAALIARRMAPGLGRSFAFERWPDFDADKWARLVDAARESILPRAPAPIVGSDRDAGAVAAATANAERAGVAEDVAFRRAAISALDAPAEAGGGWVVTNPPYGVRIGDRAELRNLYAQFGNVLRRRAGGWRVAMLSSSRELEGAVGLRFERRWETSNGGVRVRLVTATVPTPDTPASGHVSTRALSSP comes from the coding sequence ATGGACTGCTACGCGGTCGTCCCGCCCGGCCTCGAACCTCTGGCCGCTGAGGAACTTGCCCGCCTCGGCATCGACCCGGGACCGGTCGAGCCGGGCGGTGTGTCCTTCCGGGCAGACCGCGGGGGCCTTTGCGCCGCCAACCTCCATCTCCATACCGCGAGCCGCGTGCTCGTACGCATTGCAACGTTCCATGCCTCGAGCTTTCACGAGCTCGAGCGCCGGGCGAAGCGGGTGCCGTGGGAAAAATTCGTGGCGCCGGGCGCGGCCGTGGAGTTCCGGGTCACATCACGCAAGTCGAAGCTGTACCACCAGCGCGCCGTCGCGGCGCGACTCGTGGATGCGGTCGCGCGAATGGTACCGGGCGCCGTGCATGCCGCGCTGGCGGACGATGCGGGCAACGCCGCGGGCGAGTCAGCGGATCACGCGGCCCAGCTCTTCGTCGTGCGCCTGGCACACGACGAATGCATGGTGAGCGCCGACAGCTCGGGCGCACACCTGCACCGGCGCGGCTATCGGCTCGCGAGCGGCAAGGCGCCGCTCCGGGAAACCCTCGCCGCCGCAATGCTGCTCTCGACGGGCTGGAACGGCCGCGCGCCGCTCATTGACCCGATGTGCGGCTCGGGCACGATCCCGATCGAAGCCGCGCTGATCGCGAGGCGCATGGCCCCGGGGCTCGGGCGCAGCTTCGCATTCGAGCGCTGGCCCGACTTCGACGCGGACAAGTGGGCTCGGCTGGTGGACGCCGCCCGCGAAAGCATCCTGCCCCGCGCGCCCGCGCCGATCGTGGGCTCGGACCGCGATGCCGGCGCCGTCGCGGCCGCGACTGCCAACGCCGAGCGCGCAGGCGTGGCCGAAGACGTCGCGTTTCGGCGCGCCGCCATCTCGGCGCTCGACGCCCCGGCTGAGGCCGGCGGCGGTTGGGTCGTCACCAATCCGCCCTATGGCGTGCGCATCGGCGACCGCGCCGAGCTGCGCAATCTCTACGCGCAGTTCGGCAACGTGCTCCGGCGCCGCGCGGGCGGCTGGCGCGTGGCGATGCTGTCCTCAAGCCGCGAGCTGGAGGGCGCGGTCGGGCTCAGGTTCGAGCGGAGGTGGGAAACCTCGAACGGCGGCGTGCGCGTGCGACTCGTTACGGCTACCGTGCCGACGCCTGATACGCCGGCCTCAGGCCATGTATCGACTCGAGCGCTTTCCTCGCCATGA
- a CDS encoding EAL domain-containing protein, with product MSPSLRHASGSAGRVAREETSSLGADRPGPATLAAAGYALLYLAWERTGWGGAARDVISNIAFMPLNLAAAVLFMLGARHETVDDGVRQALRLLGIAFLCVLAGNSISTYYIVGLASNPPVSWADAFYLTNSLLLLSALLAYPRARRTRLEHWKFVLDAAMVLVGGGVAIWYFAIRPTAASDAGSVAVTLLAFAFPLASLLVLLGATTVLLGGPLDPNRRAFRLVVASIVLSIVADLTFDLAVVETGGRRASLIDAIYLLVYLLLIAGGEIYARHPVARPVVAREREPRTQEMSPLPYLAVATTYALLLWSALDPWIQPVSGIAAGAVLITVLVVTRQVLAVRENVRLLAETSERQNEARFRSLVQHSSDVIIVVRPDGTIRFVSPSATRVLRYDPHALIGRPLTDLLHSDDQERARAFVHDAALTPGVTAPEEWRFRQPDGSMLHAETIGTNLLDEPTVRGIVLNTRDVSDRKQLEQELVHQAFHDPLTGLANRALFRDRVSHALDLARRQGRAITVLFLDLDDFKKVNDSLGHAEGDRLLIAAAERFRTCARVTDTVARLGGDEFAILLEDGTGCDGADGLTERLAAAMQAPFLLGGNPVPVNASIGIATAAGDESADDLLRNADVAMYAAKRGGRGRSATYQTEMYDDVRERLERESALRAAVEREELVLHYQPIVCLRSGTVRGVEALVRWNHPRYGLLLAEHFVPLAEETGLILKLGDWVLREGCAQLRRWQFAHSDLELTMAINISGRQLHEREIVESIRGALTTSGVNPAMLTLEITESVLMQNTPAVLQRLRELKKLGVRLAIDDFGVGYSSLSYLRQFPIDILKIAKPFVDDVGEGIEKVALARAIIGLGQTLKLRTVAEGIERAEQRAALTVLGCELGQGHYFAPAMEPERLESYFAESPRVPEADVQPGDPWLVSAVVL from the coding sequence GTGAGCCCGTCTCTGCGGCACGCCAGTGGGAGCGCCGGACGCGTGGCCCGGGAGGAGACCTCCTCGCTGGGAGCTGACCGGCCCGGTCCCGCCACGCTCGCCGCCGCGGGCTACGCCCTGCTCTACCTCGCCTGGGAGCGCACCGGCTGGGGTGGCGCCGCCCGCGACGTGATCAGCAACATCGCCTTCATGCCACTCAATCTCGCGGCCGCCGTGCTCTTCATGCTCGGCGCCCGGCACGAGACCGTGGACGACGGCGTGCGCCAGGCGCTCAGGCTCCTTGGCATCGCGTTCCTCTGCGTCTTGGCCGGCAACTCGATCTCGACCTACTATATCGTCGGGCTCGCCTCCAATCCGCCGGTCTCCTGGGCCGACGCGTTCTATCTCACCAACAGCCTCCTGCTGCTCTCGGCGCTGCTCGCCTACCCGCGCGCCCGGCGGACCCGGCTCGAGCACTGGAAGTTCGTGCTCGACGCCGCCATGGTGCTGGTGGGCGGCGGGGTCGCCATCTGGTACTTCGCGATCCGGCCCACCGCTGCATCGGATGCGGGCAGCGTCGCCGTCACCCTGCTCGCGTTTGCCTTCCCGCTCGCGAGCCTGCTCGTCCTGCTGGGCGCCACGACGGTGCTGCTCGGCGGACCGCTCGATCCCAATCGCCGCGCCTTTCGGCTGGTCGTCGCCAGCATCGTCCTGAGCATCGTCGCCGACCTCACGTTCGATCTCGCGGTGGTGGAAACGGGCGGCCGGCGGGCGAGCCTCATCGACGCCATTTACCTGCTGGTGTACCTGCTCCTCATCGCGGGCGGCGAGATCTACGCACGGCACCCCGTGGCGCGGCCCGTGGTGGCGCGGGAGCGGGAGCCGCGCACGCAGGAGATGAGCCCGCTCCCCTATCTCGCGGTCGCCACCACCTACGCCCTGCTGCTCTGGAGCGCACTCGACCCGTGGATCCAGCCGGTGAGCGGCATCGCGGCTGGCGCTGTGCTGATTACCGTGCTGGTGGTGACGCGCCAAGTGCTCGCCGTGCGGGAAAACGTCCGCCTCCTCGCCGAGACGTCGGAGCGCCAGAACGAAGCCCGCTTCCGCTCGCTGGTGCAGCACTCGTCCGATGTGATCATCGTGGTGCGACCCGACGGCACCATCCGGTTCGTGAGCCCGTCGGCCACGCGCGTGCTGCGCTATGATCCGCACGCGCTGATCGGCCGCCCACTCACCGATCTCCTCCATAGCGACGACCAGGAGCGCGCCCGCGCCTTCGTCCACGACGCGGCGCTCACACCCGGCGTCACGGCGCCGGAGGAGTGGCGCTTCCGCCAGCCGGACGGCTCCATGCTCCACGCCGAGACGATTGGCACCAATCTGCTCGACGAGCCCACCGTCCGTGGCATCGTGCTCAACACTCGGGACGTGAGCGACCGCAAGCAACTCGAGCAGGAGCTCGTGCATCAGGCCTTTCACGATCCACTCACCGGCCTCGCCAACCGCGCGCTCTTCCGCGACCGGGTGAGCCACGCGCTCGATCTCGCCCGCCGCCAGGGCCGCGCGATCACGGTGCTCTTCCTCGACCTCGACGACTTCAAGAAGGTGAACGACAGCCTGGGTCACGCCGAGGGCGACCGCCTGCTCATCGCGGCGGCGGAGCGGTTCCGCACCTGCGCCCGGGTGACCGACACCGTGGCACGGCTTGGCGGCGACGAGTTCGCCATCCTGCTCGAGGACGGCACCGGCTGCGACGGCGCCGATGGACTCACCGAGCGCCTTGCCGCGGCCATGCAGGCGCCCTTCCTGCTGGGCGGCAACCCCGTCCCGGTCAACGCGAGCATCGGTATCGCAACCGCGGCGGGCGACGAATCGGCCGACGATCTGCTGCGCAATGCCGACGTCGCGATGTACGCGGCCAAGCGGGGCGGCCGCGGCCGCTCGGCCACGTACCAGACGGAGATGTACGACGACGTGCGCGAACGGCTCGAGCGGGAGTCGGCGCTGCGCGCGGCGGTCGAGCGCGAGGAGCTGGTGCTGCATTACCAGCCGATCGTCTGCCTCCGGAGCGGCACCGTGCGGGGCGTCGAGGCGCTGGTGCGCTGGAACCACCCGCGCTACGGCCTTCTCCTCGCCGAGCACTTCGTGCCGCTGGCCGAGGAGACCGGGCTCATCCTCAAGCTCGGGGACTGGGTGCTGCGCGAGGGGTGCGCGCAGCTCCGCCGCTGGCAGTTCGCCCATTCCGATCTCGAGCTCACGATGGCGATCAACATTTCCGGTCGCCAGCTCCATGAACGCGAAATTGTGGAGAGCATCCGCGGCGCGCTCACCACATCGGGCGTGAACCCGGCCATGCTGACGCTCGAGATCACCGAGAGCGTTCTGATGCAGAACACGCCGGCGGTCCTCCAGCGCCTCCGCGAGCTCAAGAAACTTGGGGTTCGGCTCGCGATCGATGACTTTGGCGTCGGCTACTCGTCGCTCAGCTACCTGCGGCAGTTCCCGATCGACATCCTCAAGATCGCGAAACCGTTCGTGGACGACGTGGGCGAGGGGATCGAAAAGGTAGCCCTGGCCCGCGCGATCATCGGGCTGGGTCAGACGCTCAAGCTCAGGACCGTGGCCGAAGGCATCGAGCGCGCCGAGCAGCGGGCGGCGCTGACCGTGCTCGGTTGCGAGCTGGGCCAGGGGCACTACTTCGCGCCGGCGATGGAGCCCGAGCGGCTCGAGTCGTACTTCGCCGAATCGCCCCGGGTGCCCGAAGCGGACGTTCAGCCGGGCGACCCGTGGCTGGTGAGCGCGGTCGTGCTATGA
- a CDS encoding DUF4242 domain-containing protein, protein MPRYLIERTVGHLEKDELEAAAHRSLDVLDTMPEVVWIRSYVSDTDGKIYCEYDAPSPDSVREHARRAGIPVDRISEVTLEISPAMFR, encoded by the coding sequence ATGCCGAGATACCTCATCGAACGCACGGTCGGACACCTCGAGAAGGACGAGCTCGAGGCGGCCGCGCACCGCTCGCTGGACGTGCTGGACACCATGCCCGAGGTGGTCTGGATCCGGAGCTACGTCTCCGATACGGACGGAAAGATCTATTGCGAATACGACGCACCGAGCCCCGACTCGGTCCGGGAGCACGCGCGGCGCGCAGGGATCCCGGTCGACCGGATCTCGGAAGTCACGCTCGAAATCAGTCCGGCGATGTTCCGGTAG